The Carassius carassius chromosome 2, fCarCar2.1, whole genome shotgun sequence genome has a segment encoding these proteins:
- the LOC132097285 gene encoding uncharacterized protein LOC132097285, translated as MLTMEQIEAALYKRMKISENLNEKQMERMEGVGGDLTMAREQQREHILKWFVETQAVLILCDGSFPPWFQGFISRQEAEDQLQDKNVGCFLIRLSEKSIAYILSYKGQDRCRHFVINPTDTGLFVVSGDSTTHNSLTELINHFKTTPIQPFGEYLTSYDTDVDMDSVEEDTKNELYDVVQHKPRFKAGVSVKALRSLWEQTSNVRHGTPPVLYSKSGRKLAISTSVDRNILSQGTKVPPVPKKNTRLRNSLSAGFPGTNPSQEQHSFSESRTSGRSGGDESINGRKSDTLDTERYNSQLTLPLHEENNQSSTSNSCNIMASNLQRPPLVPPKTASCSYAVLDLKKHHSGGDRVPYTDKEALQLNPLYQTASVVCAGQQDQPGQEYDNRIKLIDSILLAEIPYQDIPEQRDSNTYEHIAESNTYEDIRVTDSNTYESLDEMHPNSQSILGKKNHKWWKLRLENKKQ; from the exons ATGCTCACAATGGAGCAAATAGAGGCAGCCTTGTACAAGAGGATGAAGATATCTGAGAATTTAAATGAGAAGCAGATGGAAAGAATGGAGGGAGTGGGGGGAGATCTCACCATGGCCAGAGAACAACAGAGGGAGCACATCCTCAAGTGGTTTGTGGAGACTCAGGCTGTGCTCATTCTGTGTGATGGAAGTTTTCCACCTTGGTTCCAAGGCTTCATCTCCAGACA AGAAGCAGAAGATCAGCTCCAAGACAAGAATGTTGGTTGCTTCCTTATCAGACTAAGTGAAAAATCCATTGCATATATTCTTTCATACAA AGGACAGGATCGTTGTCGTCACTTTGTGATAAATCCAACTGATACTGGCCTGTTCGTCGTCTCTGGTGATTCTACCACTCATAACAGTCTCACAGAGCTGATCAATCACTTTAAAACCACACCGATCCAGCCTTTTGGAGAGTACCTAACTTCGTACGACACAGACGTGGACATGGACTCTGTTGAAGAG GACACCAAAAACGAGCTTTATGACGTGGTTCAACATAAACCCAGATTTAAAGCGGGTGTTAGCGTTAAGGCTCTAAGAAGTTTATGGGAACAAACTAGCAATGTCCGGCATGGCACGCCTCCTGTTCTGTATTCTAAAAGTGGCCGGAAACTCGCAATCTCCACCTCTGTTGACAGGAACATCCTTTCCCAG GGTACAAAAGTTCCACCAGTGCCAAAGAAGAATACACGACTTCGGAATTCCTTAAGCGCTGGTTTTCCTGGTACAAATCCATCACAAGAACAACACAGCTTTTCAGAATCAAGGACATCTGGAAGGTCAGGTGGTGATGAGAGCATAAATGGCAGGAAAAGTGATACCTTGGACACAGAGCGCTACAACTCTCAATTAACATTGCCTCTCCACGAAGAAAACAATCAGTCTTCAACCTCTAATTCTTGTAACATTATGGCCTCCAACCTTCAACGACCTCCTTTAGTTCCACCCAAAACAGCCTCCTGCTCTTATGCTGTCCTCGACTTGAAAAAACACCATAGTGGTGGTGACCGAGTGCCATATACTGACAAAGAAGCCCTGCAGCTCAACCCACTCTACCAGACCGCATCTGTGGTGTGCGCTGGGCAGCAGGACCAGCCCGGGCAAGAGTATGACAACCGTATAAAGCTCATCGACAGCATCCTTTTAGCAGAAATACCCTATCAAGACATACCTGAACAACGTGACAGTAATACCTATGAACACATAGCTGAGAGCAACACCTATGAGGACATCCGAGTGACTGACAGCAACACATACGAGAGTTTGGATGAGATGCATCCAAACTCACAGAGCATCTTGGGAAAGAAG AATCATAAGTGGTGGAAACTTCGACTGGAGAATAAGAAGCAATAG
- the LOC132105001 gene encoding ras-related protein Rab-8B-like yields the protein MAKTYDYLFKLLLIGDSGVGKTCLLFRFSEDAFNTTFISTIGIDFKIRTIELDGKKIKLQIWDTAGQERFRTITTAYYRGAMGIMLVYDITNEKSFENIKNWIRNIEEHASSDVERMILGNKCDMNDKRQVSKERGEKLAIDYGIKFLETSAKSSTNVEEAFVTLARDIMTRLNRKMNENNPSGGGGAVKITESRSKKPSFFRCTLL from the exons ATGGCGAAGACGTACGATTATCTGTTCAAACTGCTGCTCATCGGAGACAGCGGAGTGGGCAAGACGTGTCTGCTGTTTCGTTTCAGTGAGGACGCGTTCAACACCACCTTCATCTCCACTATAG GAATTGACTTTAAAATCAGAACAATTGAGCTGGATGGGAAGAAGATCAAGCTTCAGATCTG GGATACAGCCGGACAAGAGAGGTTCAGAACCATCACCACTGCTTATTATAGAGGAGCAATG GGAATTATGCTGGTGTATGATATCACAAATGAGAAATCATTTGAGAACATCAAGAACTGGATCAGGAACATTGAGGAG CATGCATCATCAGATGTGGAACGAATGATATTGGGTAACAAATGTGACATGAACGACAAGAGACAAGTTTcaaaagaaagaggagaaaag ctaGCTATTGATTATGGAATCAAGTTCTTGGAAACCAGTGCAAAATCCAGCACAAATGTGGAAGAG GCCTTTGTCACTCTTGCTAGAGACATCATGACCAGATTAAACAGAAAAATG AATGAGAATAACCcttcaggaggaggaggagcagtgAAAATCACAGAGAGTCGGTCCAAGAAGCCAAGCTTCTTCCGCTGTACTCTGCTCTAA